Within the Deltaproteobacteria bacterium HGW-Deltaproteobacteria-18 genome, the region ACCTGGTTGACGAGAAAATTCATGCCCGCTCGACGGGTCCCTACTCACTGGTCACCCAGCAGCCTCTCGGCGGCAAGGCCCAGTTCGGCGGACAGCGTCTTGGTGAAATGGAAGTCTGGGCACTGGAAGCATATGGCGCAGCCTATCTGCTTCAGGAGTTTTTGACGGTCAAATCCGATGATGTGAACGGTCGTGTGAAAATGTATGAAAAGATTGTGAAGGGATCCAATTTCCTCGAAAGCGGAATGCCCGAATCATTCAACGTATTGGTCAAGGAAATGATGGCGCTGGGTCTTGAAGTCACCCTCGTGGAAGACGACAAGAAGCGCCCGAGGAAGAGATGATCCCTCGGCAAGACCGGCCACAGCATTGCAATTCGACCAAAGCAAGAGGAATACACGATGAGTCTTGATGATCTTTTTACACAACGGGGCAGTGCATCCAGCTCTTTCAATAGCCAGAATCTCAAAGCGATCGGAATCAACGTCGCTTCGCCGGAGAAGATTCGTGAGTGGTCTTTCGGTGAAGTAAAAAAACCCGAAACGATCAACTATCGCACATTCAAGCCGGAACGGGACGGCCTTTTCTGCGCCAAGATTTTTGGCCCGGTAAAGGACTACGAATGCAACTGCGGAAAATACAAGCGCATGAAGCATCGCGGAATTGTCTGCGAGAAATGCGGTGTTGAAGTAATTGCGTCCAAGGTCAGACGCGAGAGAATGGGGCACATTGAACTTGCCGCCCCGGTTGCCCATATTTGGTTCTTGAAGTCTCTTCCGTCCAAGATCGGCACCTTGCTTGATATGACCATGGCCGATCTGGAAAAAGTGCTTTATTTTGATTCGTATATAATTCTGGATCCGGGCGAGACAACCTTGCTGAAGAAGCAGGTCATTTCCGAGGAACAGTATTTTCAGATTCTCGATCACTACAATGACAACGCCATAACTGTTGGCATGGGTGCGGAGTCCATCAAGATCCTGCTGCAGGAAATTGATTTGGCGAGCCTGCGCGTTGAATTGCGCGAAGAGTCCCAGTCCACTCGCTCCCAGACCAAGAAAAAGAAGTTGGCCAAGCGGCTTAAAATCGTCGAGGCTTTCTTGGAATCCGGGAACAAGCCGGAATGGATGGTCATGGACGTGATTCCGATCATTCCGCCTGAGCTGCGCCCCCTGGTCCCCCTCGATGGCGGCAGGTTCGCCACGTCCGACCTGAACGATCTGTATCGCCGTGTCATCAACCGCAACAACCGTTTGAAGCGGCTTCTGGAACTTGGCGCTCCGGACATCATCATCCGCAATGAAAAGCGCATGTTGCAGGAATCCGTGGACGCACTCTTCGACAACGGTCGTCGCGGTCGCGCCATAACCGGTACCAACGGCCGTCCGCTCAAATCCTTGTCCGACATGATCAAGGGCAAACAGGGCCGCTTCCGTCAGAACCTTCTGGGCAAGCGCGTGGACTATTCCGGCCGTTCCGTCATCGTCGTCGGACCGTACCTGAAACTGCATCAGTGTGGTCTGCCAAAGAAGATGGCTCTGGAACTCTTCAAGCCCTTCATCTATTCCAAGCTTGAGGAGCGGGGTTATGCCAGCACCATCAAGAGCGCGAAGAAGATGGTTGAGCGTGAGGAAATCGCCGTATGGGATATCCTCGAAGAGGTCGTGCGTGAATACCCCATTTTGCTGAATCGCGCACCTACACTGCATCGTCTAGGTATCCAGGCATTTGAGCCAATCCTGGTCGAAGGAAAGGCGATACGTCTTCATCCGCTGGTTTGTACGGCTTTCAACGCCGACTTTGACGGTGACCAGATGGCCGTGCATGTGCCTCTTTCCGTGGAGGCCCAGATCGAATGCCGCGTGCTCATGATGTCGACGAACAACATTCTGTCTCCGGCCAACGGTTCTCCGATCATTGTGCCGTCGCAGGATATCGTCCTTGGCCTTTACTTCCTGACCGTGGAACGTCCTTTCGAGCGTGGCGAGGGCATGATTTTCGCCGACCCCGATGAGGTCATCTGCGCCTTTGATGCGAACCACGTGGAACTGCATGCCCGGATCAAGGTCCGCATCGACGGTGCACTGGTCGAGACCACTCCCGGACGCATCATCATCCGCGAGATCGTGCCGACGGAAGTTCCTTTCGAGGTCTACAACCGCGAGATGAGCAAAAAGGTTATCGGCCGCCTGGTGGGCGAAGCCTACCGTCTGGCCGGTACCAAGGCCACGGTCATTCTTTGCGACAAGCTCAAGGATTTGGGCTTCGAGTATTCGACTCAGGCCGGCATCACCGTTGGCGTTAAGGATCTGACCATTCCGCCGGCTAAATCCGGCATCCTGGATCGTTCCCACACCGAAGTCTCGGATATTGAGCAACAGTATCGTGAAGGTATCATCACCCGTACGGAAAAATACAACAAGGTCGTTGACGTATGGACCAAGGCGACCAATGACGTGGCAGACGCCATGATGCGGGAGCTCAAGTACGACACCGTGCCAAACCCCAAGCAGGATGATTCCCCGCACGTGAAGCATGCGCTTCGCTGGGAAGTTTCCAAGCTCAAGGAAGAGCGCTGCAACAGCTTCAACTCGGTGTTCATGATGGCCAACTCCGGCGCCCGAGGCAATCAGGACCAGATGCGCCAGCTGGCCGGCATGCGAGGTCTGATGGCCAAGCCCTCCGGTGAAATCATCGAGACCCCCATCACCTCCTCTTTTAGAGAGGGGCTGACCATTCTGCAGTACTTCACGTCCACGCACGGAGCTCGTAAGGGTCTGGCCGACACCGCGCTCAAAACCGCGAACTCGGGTTACCTGACACGCCGTCTTGTCGACGTTGTGCAGGATGTCATCGTCAGCGAGCACGACTGCAAGACGGTGGACGGCATCGAACTCACGCACGTCACGAAGAGCGGTGAAATCACCGTGCGTCTCAGCGAGCGCGTTCTTGGCCGGACAGCCATGTACGATATTCTTGATCCGGAAACCGGCGAGGTCTTCATCCCCGCCAACGCCATGATCAACGAAGAGCTTGTAGCCC harbors:
- the rpoC gene encoding DNA-directed RNA polymerase subunit beta', whose translation is MSLDDLFTQRGSASSSFNSQNLKAIGINVASPEKIREWSFGEVKKPETINYRTFKPERDGLFCAKIFGPVKDYECNCGKYKRMKHRGIVCEKCGVEVIASKVRRERMGHIELAAPVAHIWFLKSLPSKIGTLLDMTMADLEKVLYFDSYIILDPGETTLLKKQVISEEQYFQILDHYNDNAITVGMGAESIKILLQEIDLASLRVELREESQSTRSQTKKKKLAKRLKIVEAFLESGNKPEWMVMDVIPIIPPELRPLVPLDGGRFATSDLNDLYRRVINRNNRLKRLLELGAPDIIIRNEKRMLQESVDALFDNGRRGRAITGTNGRPLKSLSDMIKGKQGRFRQNLLGKRVDYSGRSVIVVGPYLKLHQCGLPKKMALELFKPFIYSKLEERGYASTIKSAKKMVEREEIAVWDILEEVVREYPILLNRAPTLHRLGIQAFEPILVEGKAIRLHPLVCTAFNADFDGDQMAVHVPLSVEAQIECRVLMMSTNNILSPANGSPIIVPSQDIVLGLYFLTVERPFERGEGMIFADPDEVICAFDANHVELHARIKVRIDGALVETTPGRIIIREIVPTEVPFEVYNREMSKKVIGRLVGEAYRLAGTKATVILCDKLKDLGFEYSTQAGITVGVKDLTIPPAKSGILDRSHTEVSDIEQQYREGIITRTEKYNKVVDVWTKATNDVADAMMRELKYDTVPNPKQDDSPHVKHALRWEVSKLKEERCNSFNSVFMMANSGARGNQDQMRQLAGMRGLMAKPSGEIIETPITSSFREGLTILQYFTSTHGARKGLADTALKTANSGYLTRRLVDVVQDVIVSEHDCKTVDGIELTHVTKSGEITVRLSERVLGRTAMYDILDPETGEVFIPANAMINEELVAQIERRNISAITIRSALTCKARHGVCALCYGRDLARGHLVNVGEAVGIIAAQSIGEPGTQLTMRTFHIGGTASKEIEQSRYEALNKGRIVLSRVRTVTNNRGERMVLGKSGQLRIVDDQGVEREKYALPSGAKLYFENGAEVKKGERLAEWDPFNEPFVTDVEGVVHFTDIIEGRTAQERIDEATGKSTLTVIEFRSSSFRPGISICDENGVCKTKPDTGTQTSYALPVGAIVMVNDGDVVQPGDIIARKPRETMKTKDIVGGLPRVAELFEVRKPKDQAILSEIDGIVSFGPDSKGKRKLIVEPEVGDARVYLIPKGKHISVGEGDFVESGELLTEGTPDLHDLLKVKGEKYLAFYLVEGVQDVYRFQGVYINDKHIEIIVRQMLKKLLVIDPGETGLLMGEQVDKAKFAGINAKCVGTGMQPATAEPLVLGITQASLSTESFISAASFQETTKVLTEAALIGKKDYLYGLKENVIVGRLVNAGTGFRSYIENGIVVPDQPESPDKFLEDLEKDPFFMGQ